Proteins encoded by one window of Salvia splendens isolate huo1 chromosome 7, SspV2, whole genome shotgun sequence:
- the LOC121811612 gene encoding probable N-acetyltransferase HLS1, with amino-acid sequence MPLSKIAAENYVPSLVVVRAYEQERDKAAVEELERRCEVGQPGKPSLVTDLMGDPIARVRNFISHIMLVAEYDGKEIVGVIRGCIKTVTSGKRRSSSPIYVELAYILGLRVSTSHRRLGIATKLVQELEEWCKKNGAEYVYMATECSNQASLNLFIQKCNYVKFRNPTVLVQPVHFHHKPLPSDITVVRVPHTLAESLYRNIFSGSEFFPKDIDRLLSNKLNLGTFMALPNKLLPNWDPNTGELPAAFAILGVWDTKEVFRLRVKGVSSLTHAACLGTRVVDVMAPWLKIPSIPNIFNNFGFYFMYGLHMEGKDGPRLMKSLCNLVHNMARNDANCRVVVAEVGQNDPVREAVPHWKKFSWDEDIWCIKRFGKVNQDWCKSPTSTIFVDPRDL; translated from the exons ATGCCCTTGTCCAAAATAGCCGCGGAGAACTACGTACCTAGCTTGGTGGTGGTGAGGGCATATGAGCAAGAGAGAGACAAGGCGGCCGTGGAGGAACTCGAGCGCCGGTGTGAGGTCGGGCAGCCCGGGAAGCCGTCGCTGGTGACCGACCTCATGGGAGACCCTATTGCCAGAGTCCGCAACTTCATCTCCCACATTATGCTG gTGGCTGAATACGATGGGAAAGAAATAGTTGGTGTGATAAGAGGGTGCATCAAAACGGTGACAAGCGGAAAGAGAAGGTCAAGCTCTCCAATTTATGTGGAGTTGGCTTATATTCTTGGATTAAGGGTTTCAACCTCACACAG GAGGCTTGGCATTGCAACAAAACTAGTCCAAGAATTGGAAGAGTGGTGCAAGAAAAATGGAGCAGAATATGTCTACATGGCTACAGAATGCAGCAATCAAGCATCCTTGAACTTGTTCATTCAAAAATGCAACTATGTCAAATTCCGAAATCCAACGGTCCTCGTGCAGCCTGTTCATTTTCACCACAAGCCGTTGCCATCAGATATCACAGTCGTCCGAGTTCCTCACACTCTAGCTGAGTCATTGTATCGGAACATATTTTCAGGTTCAGAATTCTTCCCTAAAGACATCGACCGTTTACTAAGTAACAAACTCAATTTGGGCACTTTCATGGCGTTACCAAACAAATTACTCCCAAATTGGGACCCTAACACCGGTGAATTACCCGCGGCTTTCGCCATACTTGGTGTTTGGGACACAAAGGAAGTGTTTAGGTTAAGAGTGAAGGGAGTGTCAAGCCTAACTCATGCTGCCTGCCTAGGAACTAGGGTTGTTGATGTTATGGCACCATGGCTTAAAATCCCATCAATCCCTAACATTTTCAACAATTTCGGATTTTACTTCATGTACGGACTTCACATGGAAGGTAAAGACGGTCCGAGACTAATGAAATCGCTATGTAATTTGGTGCATAATATGGCTCGGAATGACGCTAATTGTAGGGTCGTGGTGGCCGAGGTGGGCCAGAACGACCCCGTCCGAGAAGCTGTTCCGCATTGGAAGAAATTCTCGTGGGATGAAGACATTTGGTGTATAAAGAGATTTGGAAAAGTCAATCAGGATTGGTGCAAGTCTCCTACTTCGACTATATTTGTTGACCCACGCGATCTTTGA
- the LOC121810407 gene encoding protein MAIN-LIKE 2-like produces the protein MLVIDRRRSEQRRRGDFSDDFRRFEAFSDRFQPNTKHISMASASSEQQLCYGPEDPSVLFHQNEHISASLLANGTTNVFRVRRTESKVWALPIHEDVMHWLDVWGFRGVIECGRPRRMDNDLITALIERWRPETHCFHLPVGEVTVTLQDVQNLWGLRADGRVFTGCDYPIGYEDWPSKCRDVLGWIPDAETETKHGGLLMTSLINQATMPLGDGLHEYAYVQRARIHALILLGGLILSDTIGCKVPFMWINAFDDPEDVANISWGSAALAYPSTVNTGAAFWNACIAGPNAQKT, from the exons ATGCTCGTAATTGACAGACGACGCAGCGAGCAGCGAAGGAGGGGCGATTTCAGCGACGATTTCCGGCGATTTGAGGCGTTTTCCGACAGATTTCAACCAAATACCAAACATATTTCG atggcatctgcaagttctgaacaacagttatgttatggacctgaggatccatccGTACTGTTTCATCAAAACGAACatatttcagcctcattgttggcgaatggcacaacaaatgtgttcagagttcgtaggacggagagtaaggttTGGGCATTGCCAATACATGAAGATGTGATGCATTGGCTTGATGTTTGGGGGTTCAGAGGTGTGATTGAATGTGGAAGGCCAAGAAGGATGGACAATGACCTAATAACTGCATTGATCGAGCGATGGAGGCCTGAGACCcactgtttccaccttccagttggTGAGGTAACCGtaaccttacaggatgtgcaaaacctgtggggtttgagagcagacggtcGTGTTTTCACTGGCTGTGACTACCCTATTGGATATGAAGATTGGCCCAGCAAGTGTAGAGatgtgttgggatggatacctgacgCAGAAACAGAAACGAAGCACGGTGGGTTGTTGATGACGTCTCTGATCAACCAAGCGACTATGCCGTTGGGTGATGGGCTGCATGAGTATGCATACGTCCAAAGAGCACGTATACATGCTCTAATCTTGTTAGGGGGGCTTATTTTATCGGACACTATCGGGTGCAAGGTCCCCTTTATGTGGATAAATGCCTTTGACGATCCGGAAGACGTGGCTaatatcagttggggtagtgctgcTTTAGCATACCCGTCAACTGTTAACACCGGTGCGGCCTTCTGGAACGCATGTATTGCAGGCCCAAATGCccagaaaacatag